The Arachis duranensis cultivar V14167 chromosome 2, aradu.V14167.gnm2.J7QH, whole genome shotgun sequence genome has a window encoding:
- the LOC107475090 gene encoding transcriptional regulator TAC1-like, giving the protein MDGQTKSYTCVFCKRGFSNAQALGGHMNIHRRDRARLRQSLEEKMLLQIDDDQQKNNNTNHKKPWNFLEMDDDDDDYAIIQRGKGTIIGGTSEIPHQFPLLVGVPHSYNNYMNEIRKGIIEEKNIEVDLELRLGFIEPKEATTLSTRKFF; this is encoded by the coding sequence atggatggCCAAACTAAATCTTATACTTGTGTTTTTTGTAAGAGAGGATTCTCAAATGCACAAGCACTTGGAGGCCACATGAATATTCATAGAAGAGATAGAGCCAGGCTTAGGCAATCACTTGAAGAGAAAATGTTGCTTCAAATTGATGAtgatcaacaaaaaaataataataccaaCCATAAGAAGCCATGGAATTTTCTAGaaatggatgatgatgatgatgattatgcaATAATCCAAAGGGGCAAAGGAACAATAATTGGTGGTACTTCAGAAATTCCTCATCAATTTCCTCTTCTTGTTGGGGTGCCACAtagttataataattatatgaatGAGATAAGGAAAGGtattattgaagaaaagaatattGAAGTGGATCTTGAGCTTCGTCTAGGGTTTATTGAGCCAAAAGAAGCAACAACTTTGAGCACTAggaaattcttttaa